From Ictidomys tridecemlineatus isolate mIctTri1 chromosome 2, mIctTri1.hap1, whole genome shotgun sequence, the proteins below share one genomic window:
- the LOC144368270 gene encoding LOW QUALITY PROTEIN: piwi-like protein 3 (The sequence of the model RefSeq protein was modified relative to this genomic sequence to represent the inferred CDS: deleted 1 base in 1 codon), which yields MPGRGRGRGTMPGRARRRADQPIPQPEAPGAAAAPQAAAWQRGPYPPREEVQAAAPGQPRGTEGGVQAPASLQVTGFVIVRPLHVFICRRTSTGSWTAGIIGEAMRRAGVFQDLVVNTRQNMEYVRHSKTGSEGKVVRLITNHFRLTCPQWIAYKYNVDFKPDVDDTNLRSQLLFQHERVLGISHIFDGNSLLLTQRLTNQEMEFVSYTPIRSTVKITLQLSKELPPNHLDYVRCVRYYNVLLRRTLRQINFKQIGHHYYDYRKKCVMLDHGLEVLPGYITSIFPYENSLTLCADLSHKLLRLETAYDFIMRLKEKNEFAKIKEELVGSIVFTRYNNRTYRVDAIDWYQTPRDTFPKSDGGQITYVQYYKQKYNEYITDFKQPLLVSQGRWKKGRRFMPRSPIRLVPQLCYLTVADWLKGSQSTSLLRAVSLKHWVILHTQNCVSEAKILEENLSSVTPAMGITLEKAKIVSCLLAFKVLCILPDDRKNRYDEIKKYLCVKSPIPSQCMVAHTLTKARTLKTMAIKIAQQMNCKMGRALWKVETGLKKTMFIGIDCFHDIVSRRKSIAGFVASIDEELTKWYSQCIFQAPGEELVDGLKNCLQRALNSWLRNVPHAPESIVVYRDGVGDGQLQALLDHEISELVGYLENECPYSIKLTFIVVKKRINTRFFLQHNRKLGNPAPGTVVDMMVTREQWYDFFIVSQSSTVGTVTPTHYNVIYDTVCLDPDTVQRLTYKLCHMYYNLSGIIQVPAPCHYAHKLAYLVGQSLHDQPSSLLANSITFEL from the exons ATGcctggcaggggcaggggcaggggcacaATGcctggcagagccaggaggagggcCGATCAGCCTATCCCCCAACCTGAGGCACCTGGAGCTGCTGCA GCCCCTCAGGCTGCTGCGTGGCAGCGTGGCCCCTACCCACCACGAGAGGAGGTCCAAGCAGCTGCACCTGGGCAGCCAAGAGGTACAGAAGGAGGGGTCCAGGCTCCAG CATCCTTGCAGGTGACAGGTTTTGTCATTGTACGG CCTttgcatgtattcatatgtagGAGAACCTCAACTGGAAGCTGGACTGCAGGCATTATCGGTGAGGCTATGAGGCGTGCTGGAGTTTTTCAAGATCTTGTGGTGAATACCAGGCAGAACATGGAGTATGTTAGACACTCAAAAACAG gttcAGAAGGTAAAGTGGTAAGACTCATAACAAACCATTTCCGATTGACATGTCCCCAGTGGATTGCATATAAGTACAACGTTGACTTCAAACCAGATGTAGACGATACAAATCTGCGTTCACAGTTACTTTTTCAACATGAAAGGGTTTTGGGAATAAGCCATATATTTGATGGAAACTCTTTATTGTTAACTCAAAGGCTAACAAATCAG GAGATGGAATTTGTCAGCTATACCCCAATCCGTAGCACTGTGAAGATCACACTCCAGCTTTCCAAGGAACTGCCGCCCAACCACCTTGACTATGTGCGCTGTGTGCGCTATTACAACGTTCTTTTAAGAAG AACTCTGAGGCagataaattttaaacaaatcgGCCACCACTATTATGACTACAGGAAGAAATGTGTTATGTTGGACCATGG GTTGGAAGTCTTGCCTGGTTATATTACTTCCATTTTTCCATATGAAAACAGCCTTACTCTGTGTGCCGACCTGAGCCATAAACTACTCCGATTGGAAACTGCTTATGATTTCATAATGAgactaaaggagaaaaatgaatttgcCAAAATCAAAGAAGAATTAGTTGGGTCAATTGTTTTTACAAG ATACAACAACAGAACCTATAGGGTGGATGCTATCGATTGGTATCAGACTCCCAGAGATACATTTCCAAAATCAGATGGTGGCCAAATCACCTATGTGCAATACTACAAACAG AAATACAATGAATATATCACTGACTTCAAACAGCCACTCTTG GTCAGCCAAGGAAGATGGAAAAAGGGCCGGAGGTTCATGCCACGTTCTCCTATACGTCTGGTCCCTCAGCTGTGCTACCTGACAG TAGCAGACTGGTTAAAAGGATCACAAAGTACATCCTTACTTAGAGCGGTGTCACTAAAACATTGGGTAATACTTCATACTCAGAACTGTGTTTCTGAGGCCAAGATCTTAGAGGAGAATCTAAGCTCGGTCACCCCTGCCATGGGCATTACAttagaaaaagcaaaaat AGTTTCATGTCTGCTTGCTTTTAAGGTGCTTTGCATATTGCCTGATGATAGGAAAAACAggtatgatgaaataaaaaaatacttgtgtGTTAAATCTCCAATTCCAAGCCAgtgtatggtggcacataccctGACTAAAGCCCGGACATTAAAAACCATGGCCATAAAGATTGCCCAGCAAATGAATTGCAAGATGGGACGAGCCCTCTGGAAGGTGGAGACAGGA ttgaaaaagacAATGTTCATCGGTATTGATTGTTTCCACGATATTGTAAGTCGTCGGAAGTCAATTGCAGGATTTGTGGCAAGCATCGATGAGGAATTAACCAA gtGGTACTCTCAATGTATCTTCCAGGCACCAGGAGAGGAGCTTGTGGATGGATTGAAGAACTGTTTGCAAC GTGCCTTGAATTCCTGGCTTAGAAATGTACCACATGCACCAGAATCTATTGTGGTCTATCGGGATGGAGTGGGAGATGGTCAGCttcaggccttgcttgaccatgaaATATCTGAGCTCGTGGGCTACTTAGAAAATGAGTGCCCATATAG TATCAAGTTAACTTTCATTGTGGTGAAGAAACGAATAAACACCAGGTTTTTTCTTCAACACAATCGAAAACTTGGAAATCCAGCTCCAGGAACTGTTGTTGACATGATGGTAACCAGGGAGCAATG GTATGACTTTTTCATTGTGAGTCAGTCTTCTACAGTTGGTACTGTGACTCCCACTCATTATAATGTTATCTATGACACCGTCTGCTTGGACCCGGATACAGTCCAGCGTTTAACTTACAAACTGTGCCACATGTACTACAATTTGTCA GGCATCATCCAAGTTCCTGCTCCTTGCCACTATGCCCATAAACTGGCTTACCTTGTGGGCCAGAGTCTTCACGATCAGCCAAGTAGCTTACTAGCTAACTCTATTACCTTTGAGCTGTAG